In Nostoc sphaeroides, the genomic window GTATGCTCTGTTCTAAGCATCTGAGCAGATTGGCTATCTGAAGATATGCTGTTTGTTTGATGTTTGGCTTGCAAAAATTGCACAAAATCTAAAATTTCCTGTAATAAGGGTTCAGGTAATTTTTCTAGTTCTTGATTAATTTGTTCCTTAGTAGTCATTATTGACCCTGTGTTTACAAGGTTGAAAAACTGGGTATTGATTTATATATTACATTTATATTTTATCTAATGTTGAGATATTCATTTCGGCTTTTTGTGTTTGCCAAGCCTGCGCCTTAGTGCCTTGCCTATTTAAACAGTGCCAGGTAACGAAAAGCTAGAACTCGCAAGGCTTCGTAGAATATATTTTGTTTACAAACTTTTACAAATCTCTGAAACCTTAGTTTCGGGTAATGCTCCTTGGCGTTGCACATACTCCCACAAACTCTGGCCTGCTATGTATTGCATTTCCAAACAGTAGTGACCATCTTCTTCAAAAAAGTCGAATACTTGCACAATATGAGGATGTGAGTCTTGACAACACATTGCCAGCATCTCGGCTTCTTTTTTGAAGCGTTCAACGTACTTAGGATAGTTTGGGTCACGTTGAACGCTGATGTTGGGGGTTTTGATGACGATTCGGCGGTTTAGCTTGGTATGCATTGCTTCGTAGGTAAGTGCAAAACCACCACCACCCAAGTATTTTTCTATTTTGTATTTGCCGTTGTATATTAGCTGTCCGTCTTGCCAGAACATACGCCCAGATTTATTAATGCCTAATGTTGATTGTGACACGCTTTTTGTGAGTTCTCGTGGTTGGCGTTGCTGAATAAGCTTATGCAGAGGCGCAGCACTTCGACTACGCTCAGTTAATAGTGAAGCTGTTATGCTTCAAAAAATGTAATATGACGCGATCGCAGAAGTTGTGTTATAAAAACGGGCAAAGTCTTACAAAATCCGAAAATCTTTACTGTGAAGCTTTTTTGGTAAATGCGTAATTTCTACACTAATGGAATCAAATGCTACTGTCAGCAATCAAACTTTAGCGTTTAATCATCAGTAGTATGCAAAAAAATTGAAAAAATTATGTTAAGTATCCCTATTAACTTAAATTTACCCCTTACACCCCGTATAGTAACTTCTTTACCTGGGCCTCGCGCTCAAGCAATTGTACAACGCGATCGCGCTGTCACTTCCCCTTCTTACACCCGCGATTACCCCTTAGTTGTATCTCGCGGTCAAGGGTGCATGATAGAAGATGTGGATGGCAATGTATTTCTGGATATGACCGCAGGTATTGCCGTTACCGCCACCGGACACGCCCACCCGGAAGTCGTTAAAGCAATTCAAGAACAATCCGAACGTCTGCTGCACATGTCAGGGACGGATTTTTATTATGAACCAATGGTGGAACTAGCGGAACAATTAGCGATTCGCGCCCCCTTTCCCCAGCCACATAGTAATACTGGGTTTCCCGCAAAGGTATTTTTCACCAATTCCGGGGCAGAATCTACCGAAGGAGCCATCAAACTAGCTAGATATTACACCAAGCGATCGCTAATTGTAGCCTTCTTAGGGGCATTTCACGGACGCACTTATGGAGCAATGTCTCTGACTGGTTCTAAAGTAGTGCAGCGAGCGAATTTTGGGCCTTTAGTTCCTGGGGTGACTCATATCCCTTATGGCACTCACGCTAGCTTAGATTATCTAGAACAACAGTTATTTAGCACAATTTTACCACCGCAAGAAGTAGCGGCGATCGTAGTCGAAGCGATTCAGGGAGAGGGTGGGTATATTGTCCCCGAAGATGGTTTTTTGGAGCGGATTCGGGATATTTGCGATCGCCACGGTATTCTGATGGTAGTGGATGAAGTGCAAGCAGGGATGGGGCGGACTGGTCGCTTATTTGCGATCGAGCATTGGGGTGTCATGCCTGATATCATTACTACTGCCAAAGGTATCGCCAGTGGTTTGCCATTAGGAGCGATACTTGCCAGACCAGAGTTAATGACTTGGCCTCCTGGTTCTCACGCTACCACATTTGGCGGTAATCCCGTAGCTTGTGCTGCTGGTATTGCCACACTGCGACTGCTGGAAAGTGGTTTGATGACCAACGCTACTCAGATGGGAGAATTATTACAAGCTAGTCTTACCGAGTTGCATCAAAGATTTCCTAGAGTATCGTTGCCACGAGGTAAAGGTTTGATGGTTGCGGTGGATTTATTGGATGAACAGGGTAATCTTGATCATAAATTGCGCGATCGCATTATTCAAGAAGCTTTTTTACGCGGTTTATTATTGCTAGGTTGCGGTAAAGCAGCAATTCGTTTCTGTCCCCCTCTAGTTATCGACAGCGACCAAATTCAGACAGCCCTTCAGATTATCAGCGAGATTTTAAGTTCTTAAAAGATGACAAATGACAAATACTTCGACTTCGCTCAGTACAAGTGACAAATGACAAATAAAATTGCCCTTAATTTATGGAAATTACTTTGGCAAGAATATAATGCCAGAGTAAATCATGCGCGTACCTACCAGCAAATGATTACTGCTGCGGGTGGGACTGTCGCCAACGACCACATTGCCTTTCGGTCTTTGCGTTTATTAGTAGATAGTCCACAGGGTCAAGTTAACCTGGGAATTGACTATCTTGGGCAACTTGTAGAAGCTTTAGGTTACGTGGCAACTGGAGAGTATAATTTTGCTCAAACCCATTTGTACGCCCGTTATTATCGTCATCCACAGCAAGAGGAATTTAACTTACCCAAACTGTTTATTAGCGAGTTGATTGTCGATGAATTGCCTGCTAATATTGCCCAACTCATCTTTAAAACAGTATCTTCAATTCCATACGAACTAAATTTACCCGCTACTCTTCTACAAAAAGACGGGAACATTGAAACCATTGCTAAACAACTCCAGCAAGTTTTTACCCGCCCTTGGCTACCTCCTGTGCGTTCTGTTGTCGAAGAGGTGAATCAGGTTACTCAGTATGGGGCTTGGGTATTGCTGCACGGATATGCTGTCAATCATTTTACAGGCTACATCAACGGACAAAACACCCCAGAATATCCAGACATTGAGACTACCGCCGATGCTTTGGCTAACCTGGGTGTACCAATGAAAGCAGAGATAGAGGGAAATATTGCTTGTGGTTTGCGGCAAACTGCAACTCAAGCGGTCACAGAAATGGTGACAGTATTAGATGATAACAGTGGTGCAGAAATTCAAATCCCTTGGACTTACGCCTATTATGAAATTGCCCAGCGCTATCTAATAGAAGTGGAATCTGGAAAGCAGGTACTTTTTGATGCTTTTTTAGGAAGTAATGCCCAGCAATTGTTTGAAATGACTCGTCTATCTAATACCAATTTGAAAAAAGAATGCGACAAATAGACCATTTTTAGAGACGCGATTCATCGCGTCTTTACCCAAGGATGTGTTGCAATCATTAATTGAATTGGTATAAGTAGCCCAGAGTTGTTAGCAAAGGATTCAGCTAACCCCCACTTCGGAACAAGTGGGGGAATGCGCCTCAGAAGAGGTTCAATTCTATTTTCCAAGCTTGAAACATGAAACTTCAAGCTTGGAACTCGATATTTTGGGCAAACTTATGCTTGTAACACAAAATCAGATGCCGTCAGAGTTGGCGCACCAGTTAGAGTTGCAAATAAACCACCACTGCCAAAACCAGCCACGCTGCCATTTTGGTTGTAGAACAACTGTCCACTCACAGCATCGTAGACAATTTTTGCGGTGCTAGTTGCGGCGGAAGTTGTGATTTTAAAATCATTGGCGTTACTAAAACCTGTTCCCGCAGTAGAAGTAATTGTATTAAAGGTAGTCTTGTCTAAGATTATCTTGTCACCTTGAGAGTGGTTAAAGTCAGCGATCGCATCTACACCAACAGCAGAAGAGGCAAAGGCAGCATTTGTATTATAAAGGAATTTGTCAGCACCTACACCACCAACGAAAATATCATTGTCTACACCACCTACAAGAGTATCATTGCCGAATCCTCCGATGAGAATATCATTGCCTGACCCGCCCCGCAACAAGTCATTGCCACTTAAGCCATTAATTATGTCGTTACCTCCTTGACCATTAATCACATCATCTGAGTTGTCAAAACCTGCGATGTTATTGTTTAATTCATTAAGGAAGGTGACAGTGTTTTTGTTGAAAATGCTAGTTTGAGTGGAGTTGGCATTAATTACATCAAAGCTATCAGCAATGCTACTTTGTCCATCAAACAAAATATTGCCGAGTGCAGGTCTTGAAGAAATTGCTGGCAGATTATCCAGGTTTTCTAATTTAAAGTTTTGCAATTGGACTTTGGTGGATGCCACATTTTCAAAGGTGACTTCTAAGTTGTTGCGTTTTTGAGTTAGTTGCAGATTTTGGGCAGTCAATCCCGAACCGATAAATTGCAGTGTATCAACATTGGCAATCACAGCCGATGATGGGTTGTAGCCTTTACCTACGCCACCAAAATCGGTGATAATGTCATTGCGATCGCCAACGCGAAACACAAACTTATCTTGACCACCGTTGCCTGTGAGGGTATCGTTACCAGCTTTGCCGTCGATGATGTTGTTCCCAATTGTACCGATGAGAGTGTCTGCATCAGCAGTTCCCGTTAGGATAATCGCGCTGCCACTACCGATGTTCTTTCCCCCAAACACTACATAGCTTTGCCCAGCATCTCTAATGCCATTGGGGTCGGCTTCGCGTGCCCCAATAATCAGGTCGTCAATGCCATCACCGTTGATGTCCCCTGCATTGCTGACTGAGATGCCTAAGAAGTCACCCTCTGCAATGCCGTTAATTAAAAAGCCATTAGTGCCATTCAAATCAGAGAGGTTGAGGCTGCCGCCACTGCCCAGATTCCTCCCCCCAAACACTACATAGCTTTGCCCAGCATATCTGTTGCCGTTGGGGGAGGCACCAAATGCCCCAATAATCAGGTCGTCAATGCCATCACCGTTGATGTCCCCTGCATTGCTGACTGAGCTGCCTGAACGGTCAAGTTGCTTAATGCCGTTAATTAAAAAGCCATTAGTGCCATTCAAATCAGAGAGGTTGAGGCTGCCGCCACTGCCCAGATTTTTCTCCCCAAATACTACATAGCTTTGCCCAGCATCTCTGTTGCCCTTGGGGTCGGCATATTGTGCCCCAATAATCAGGTCGTCAATGCCATCACCGTTGATGTCCCCCCCATTACTGACTGAGTTGCCTGAACGGTCAAATTGCTTAATGCCGTTAATTAAAAAGCCATTAGTGCCATTCAAATCAGAGGGGTTAAGGCTGCCGCCACTGCCCAGATTTTTCCCCCCAAACACTACATAGCTTTGCCCAGCCCCAGAGATGCCGTTGGGGGAGGCAACAAATGCCCCAATAATTAGGTCGTCAATGCCATCACCGTTGATGTCCCCTGCATTGCTGACTGAGCTGCCTAATCGGTCATATGTTGCAATGCCGTTAATCAAAAAGCCATTAGTGCCATTCAAATCAGAGAGGTTGAAACTGCCGCCACTGCCCAGATTTTTCCCCCCAAACACTACATAGCTTTGCCCAGCCCCAGAGATGCCGTTGGGGGAGGCTTCGCGTGCCCCAATAATCAGGTCGTCAATGCCATCACCGTTGATGTCCCCTGCATTGCTGACTGAGATGCCTAATCGGTCATATGTTGCAATGCCGTTAATTAAAAAGCCATTAGTGCCATTCAAATCAGAGAGGTTGAGGCTGCCGCCACTGCCCAGATTTTTCCCCCCAAATACTACATAGCTTTGCCCAGCATCAGAGATGCCGTTGGGGTCGGCATTTTCTGCCCCAATAATCAGGTCGTCAATGCCATCACCGTTGATGTCCCCTGCATTGCTGACTGAGGAGCGTGAATAGTTGTCAGCTTGAATAATGCCGTTAATTAAAAAGCCATTAGTGCCATTCAAATCAGAGAGGTTGAGGCTGCCGCCACTGCCCAGATTTCTCCCCCCAAACACTACATAGCTTTGCCCAGCACTAGAGTTGCCAATGAGGTTGCCATTTACTGCCCCAATAATCAGGTCGTCAATGCCATCACCGTTGATGTCCTCTGCATTGCTGACTGAGTTGCCTGATTCGTCACCTGCTGCAATGCCGTTAATTAAAAAGCCATTAGTGCCATTCAAATCAGAGAGGTTAAAGAAACTGAATAATGAATTAGCCATAATCACCTCTACCACATGTGGTTATTAAGTAGTTATTCACTGCGTAGTTAATATATTATTAACTCGGAAAAAGATAAATCAAGGGTTTATACAAAACATCCCACTTTTGGACAAAGCATTCCAAAATAGGTACGCCCTAAACCTCTCTCCTGATCTCATCCATCCTTACTGAAGAACTCGATTAACGACTCAATACCAATACTCTATAATTCCCGTAACACCTCGCAGCGCGGATTGTAGCACAGAGTTGATCTTTGGTGGTTTGATCGGTTGGTGCGATGCCTAACGGCGGGCTACGCCTACGCTAAAATTGTTTTTTGAAATCTCGTTTCTAGGTAAAACCTGGAAATGCTTTTGAGCAAGGCGGAACTTCATAGTAGGCATTACAGCTATTTTCAGGTAAATAGACTATGCAGTAGGGGTAAAGCACATTGCTCATTGGTGTCAACTTAACTTGAAAACAATGTCCCGCAAGGAACTGAAGTTCCAAGAATAATAGCTAAAGTCTACTAAAGTAGACTAAATATTCCTAAAATCTTTAGTCTACTTCAGTAGACTTTAGCTATTAGCCAGAGAATTTATTCTCTGGCGGGTGAGGAGGCCCACAGCGAAACTATTTCAAGGCTTTTGTTGACACGTATGAGCCTTGTGTTCAAGGATGACAGGCGATCGTAGACATCGCGCTCTTTTTAGAAATTCTATTTACGAACTAAACCCAACATTGGGGCGTTTGTTGACTAAACGTTGAGTTCAACACAACTTAGATCATAGCGTTAGTAGCAAAAATAACGACTTTAGTAACCAAAATGATTATTTTGTAACGAAAATTTTGATGTTTGTAACGAAAATAATGACTTTAATAACCAAAATGGTTATTTAATAACCAAAATTATAATGTTTGTAACAAAAAGAATTATTCTAGTAACCAAAATGATTATTTTGTAACGAAAATAACGATTTTAGTTACAAAAATGGTATTTTGTAACTAAAATCAGGGCTAATATTCAGAAAATATCGCGTTTTGCCAGATATTGGTACATCTGCCAACGTGCATCTACCTCAGCTTGGGCTTGTTCTAACAAATGTTTGGCTACGTCTGGTTTACTCTTGGTGAGCATTTTGAAGCGATTTTCTTGATACATCGAATGTTCTACCGATTGCGTAGGCGATCGCATATCCAATTGCAATGGATTTTTACCTTGTTTGAGCAACTCTGGATTATGCCGATACAGCAACCAACGACCTGATTCTACCAAAGTTTTCTGATGATTCATGCCTGTGGTCATATTAATGCCGTGGGCGATGCAATGGCTGTAAAATAATCAACGATAGGCCATTATATGCTTCGGCTTCCAAAAATGCTTTGAGAGTATGTTCATCTTTAGCGCCCATTGCTACACTAACTACGTAGACATTTCCGTAGTTCAGTTAAGGATAATTGTAGGTTGGGTAGAGCGATAGCGAAACTCAACAAAGCCCCGAAAATGTTGGGTTACTCTGCGAGAAGGCTACGCCTACGTTCCTCAACCCAACCTACGCAACTTATTACCCATTAAGCGTTACCTGTTTGCTAAATATTGATACATCTGAAGTGAGAAAATGAAGAGCGATCGCTTGGTAATTGAAGATGGCAAATTAGGGGCGATCGCTCTTTAATAATACGTTTTCTTTAACTCAACTTACTTACTGAATTAAGAAACTAAATTTGTCAACCGCATTACAGACTACAAAGCCAATTCCAAATATCTGATCCAATTTGGATAACAATACCAATTACTTCATATATCAACTGTGCTAACCAAGATGTATCATTGGTATCAAGCGCTTGCTCCAATTGACTAGCAAAATTATCATCAGCATCAATTCGTTGAGCTATGCGACTCTTAATATCGAGAAAAATCAAATAGTATTTTTAATTAACCTACGAATCCCAACTCAATTATCTTCAGATGTGCCAATAGAAAACTTAGGCAAGGATATTTTTAAAGACTTACAATAGTCAAAAAACAAGAATTGCTTGATAAAATAGTTAGAGATATTTTAGAATACAGGATTTATAAAAATAATGTCTGAAACAACCACTACTGAATATAGACATATCCTAATTGATGAAAATAATGTTCCTTACATTACAGGAACATCAATGAAAGTTGTAGAGTTAATTACTTCTATTCATGCTTATGGTTGGAGTCCAGAAGAATTACATTTCCAGTATCCACATCTGACCATGAGCCAAATTTACTCAGCTTTAGCTTATTATTGGGAGCATAAAGAAGAAATTGATGCTGATATGCAGCGACGCTTTGAGTATGCCGAAAAATTACGTTTAGAAGCCGGAGAATCTCCATTATCAAAAAGACTCCGTGCAGAAGGATTAATTAAATGAGTGTTGCTCTTTATATAGATGAAAATGTTCATCGAGGAATTACAAATGGATTACGGTTACGGGGTGTAGATGTATTAACAGTACCAGGACTTACGCAAAAATTGCCGAAAAGCTTAATTTATCGAACCGCCAAGACGCCAAGAACGCCAAGAATTCGTAGAGTGTGCGTAAGTCCTAAGTACAAGAAGATGGGCGCACTGGCTTTCCTGATCCAATTATACTTGACCGTGCAACAGAACTTGAGCGTGTTTTATTTTCCCAAGATGAAGATTTTCTAGCTGAAGCTAACTGTCGTCAAGGACAACAAATAAACTTTGTTGGTGTGATTTATGCCCATAAACTCAGAGTTTCTGTCGGTGATTGTATTCGTGATTTAGAAATTATTGCTAAAACTGCATATCTTGAAGAATTAAAAAATCGTGTTCAATATTTACCTTTATAAGTTGGTAAACAGTAGTAACACACATAACAGGTAATAGCTACAAACCTATTACCTGTTAACCATTACCTATTTGCCAGATATTGGTACATCTGCCAACGGGCATCTACCTCAGCTTGCGCTTGTTCTAACAAGTGCTTGGCTACGTCTGGTTTACTCTTGGTGAGCATTTTGAAGCGATTTTCTTGATACATCGAATGTTCTACCGATTGCGTAGGCGATCGCATATCCAATTGCAAGGGATTTTTACCTTGTTTGAGCAACTCTGGATTATGCCGATACAGCAACCAACGACCTGATTCTACCAAAGTTTTCTGATGATTCATGCCTGTGGTCATATTAATGCCGTGAGCAATGCAATGGCTGTAAGCAATAATTATTGATGGGCCATCATAAGCTTCTGCTTCTAGAAATGCTTTCAGGGTATGTTCATCTCTAGCACCAAGGGCTACACTCGCTACGTAGACATTTCCGTAGGTCATGGCAATCATCCCTAAGTCTTTCTTCCCTCCTGGCTTACCACTGGCGGCATATTTAGCAACTGCTGCTCGTGGCGTAGCTTTAGAAGATTGACCGCCTGTATTAGAATACACTTCTGTATCCATGACCAAAATATTCACATTTCGACCACTAGCAATTACATGATCGATGCCGCCAAAGTTAATATCATAAGCCCAACCATCACCGCCAACAATCCAGACGCTTTTTCTCACCAAATAATCAGCAAGGGATTTTAGATTTTGGATTTTAGATTTTAGATTAGGATCGCGAGTTACGATTTCATCTAACCTCTGCTGCAAAAGTTC contains:
- a CDS encoding DUF2281 domain-containing protein; protein product: MTTKEQINQELEKLPEPLLQEILDFVQFLQAKHQTNSISSDSQSAQMLRTEHTLTGSTAEDLLEFVGSWEGSDIRECLQLVHDSRIPLEF
- a CDS encoding serine/threonine protein kinase codes for the protein MSQSTLGINKSGRMFWQDGQLIYNGKYKIEKYLGGGGFALTYEAMHTKLNRRIVIKTPNISVQRDPNYPKYVERFKKEAEMLAMCCQDSHPHIVQVFDFFEEDGHYCLEMQYIAGQSLWEYVQRQGALPETKVSEICKSL
- a CDS encoding acetyl ornithine aminotransferase family protein, coding for MLSIPINLNLPLTPRIVTSLPGPRAQAIVQRDRAVTSPSYTRDYPLVVSRGQGCMIEDVDGNVFLDMTAGIAVTATGHAHPEVVKAIQEQSERLLHMSGTDFYYEPMVELAEQLAIRAPFPQPHSNTGFPAKVFFTNSGAESTEGAIKLARYYTKRSLIVAFLGAFHGRTYGAMSLTGSKVVQRANFGPLVPGVTHIPYGTHASLDYLEQQLFSTILPPQEVAAIVVEAIQGEGGYIVPEDGFLERIRDICDRHGILMVVDEVQAGMGRTGRLFAIEHWGVMPDIITTAKGIASGLPLGAILARPELMTWPPGSHATTFGGNPVACAAGIATLRLLESGLMTNATQMGELLQASLTELHQRFPRVSLPRGKGLMVAVDLLDEQGNLDHKLRDRIIQEAFLRGLLLLGCGKAAIRFCPPLVIDSDQIQTALQIISEILSS
- a CDS encoding DUF1338 domain-containing protein, producing the protein MTNKIALNLWKLLWQEYNARVNHARTYQQMITAAGGTVANDHIAFRSLRLLVDSPQGQVNLGIDYLGQLVEALGYVATGEYNFAQTHLYARYYRHPQQEEFNLPKLFISELIVDELPANIAQLIFKTVSSIPYELNLPATLLQKDGNIETIAKQLQQVFTRPWLPPVRSVVEEVNQVTQYGAWVLLHGYAVNHFTGYINGQNTPEYPDIETTADALANLGVPMKAEIEGNIACGLRQTATQAVTEMVTVLDDNSGAEIQIPWTYAYYEIAQRYLIEVESGKQVLFDAFLGSNAQQLFEMTRLSNTNLKKECDK
- a CDS encoding beta strand repeat-containing protein, which encodes MANSLFSFFNLSDLNGTNGFLINGIAAGDESGNSVSNAEDINGDGIDDLIIGAVNGNLIGNSSAGQSYVVFGGRNLGSGGSLNLSDLNGTNGFLINGIIQADNYSRSSVSNAGDINGDGIDDLIIGAENADPNGISDAGQSYVVFGGKNLGSGGSLNLSDLNGTNGFLINGIATYDRLGISVSNAGDINGDGIDDLIIGAREASPNGISGAGQSYVVFGGKNLGSGGSFNLSDLNGTNGFLINGIATYDRLGSSVSNAGDINGDGIDDLIIGAFVASPNGISGAGQSYVVFGGKNLGSGGSLNPSDLNGTNGFLINGIKQFDRSGNSVSNGGDINGDGIDDLIIGAQYADPKGNRDAGQSYVVFGEKNLGSGGSLNLSDLNGTNGFLINGIKQLDRSGSSVSNAGDINGDGIDDLIIGAFGASPNGNRYAGQSYVVFGGRNLGSGGSLNLSDLNGTNGFLINGIAEGDFLGISVSNAGDINGDGIDDLIIGAREADPNGIRDAGQSYVVFGGKNIGSGSAIILTGTADADTLIGTIGNNIIDGKAGNDTLTGNGGQDKFVFRVGDRNDIITDFGGVGKGYNPSSAVIANVDTLQFIGSGLTAQNLQLTQKRNNLEVTFENVASTKVQLQNFKLENLDNLPAISSRPALGNILFDGQSSIADSFDVINANSTQTSIFNKNTVTFLNELNNNIAGFDNSDDVINGQGGNDIINGLSGNDLLRGGSGNDILIGGFGNDTLVGGVDNDIFVGGVGADKFLYNTNAAFASSAVGVDAIADFNHSQGDKIILDKTTFNTITSTAGTGFSNANDFKITTSAATSTAKIVYDAVSGQLFYNQNGSVAGFGSGGLFATLTGAPTLTASDFVLQA
- a CDS encoding DUF433 domain-containing protein is translated as MSETTTTEYRHILIDENNVPYITGTSMKVVELITSIHAYGWSPEELHFQYPHLTMSQIYSALAYYWEHKEEIDADMQRRFEYAEKLRLEAGESPLSKRLRAEGLIK